A stretch of DNA from Erwinia aphidicola:
TGGATGACTTTCTCAGCCGCTATCCGCAGGTCGATATTGACCGCGACGTACTCTATATCGATGAAGAGGATATTGTCACTTCGGCGGGCACCGCAGCCAGCATCGACTGCTGCCTGCACCTGGTGCGTAAACATTGTGGGGCGGATAGCGCTAACAGCGTGGCGCGCCTGCTGGTGGTCCCCCCTCACCGTCAGGGTGGGCAGGCGCAGTACGTTGAGCAGCCGGTGTATAACACCAAAGGCGGGGATAACTTTTTATCGTCACTCAGCTGGGCAACCGAGAACCTGCAGCAGCCATTAACGCTGGATATGCTGGCGGACCACGCCTGCATGAGCCGCCGCAGCTTTACCCGCCGTTTTCAGCAGACCAGCGGCACCAGCTTTAATGTCTGGCTGCTGAATCAGCGGCTGGCGGTAGCGCAGCGTTTTCTGGAAAAAACCGACCAGCCGATTGAGCTGGTGGCGCAGCACAGCGGATTTCCATCCGCCATTGCTCTGCGCCGCCATTTTAAAGCGCAGTTTAATACCTCCCCGGCCCGCTACCGCAGCGAGTTCCGCGGACGGGTTTAGTTGCCGACGCGCTTCATCAGATCGGCGGGGTAACGATCTCCGGTGACTTCGATCTCAACCAGCGCGCTGTTGATCGCCGCCAGATCGGCGGGATCGAGCGTCACTTTTGCCGCATTGAGGTTCTCCTCCAGCCGCTGCAGTTTGGTCGTGCCGGGGATGGGTACAATCCACGGCTGCTGCGCCAGCAGCCACGCCAGCGCAATCTGTGCCGGAGTAACGCCCTTCTCAGTGGCAATCTGCCCCAGCCTGTCGACCAGTTTCTGATTGGCTTTGCGTGCTTCGGCAGCAAAACGCGGCACCTTATTACGGAAGTCATCGCTGGCAAAGGTGGTGCTGTCGTTGATCGCCCCGGTGAGGAAGCCTTTACCCAGCGGACTGAACGGCACAAAGCCGATACCCAGCTCGGCCAGCAGCGGCAGGATCTCTTTCTCCGGCTGGCGCCACCACATTGAGTATTCACTTTGCAGCGCAGTCACCGGCTGCACCGCGTGCGCACGGCGGATGGTCTGTGCCCCGGCTTCGGACAGGCCAAAATGTTTTACTTTCCCTTCGGCGATCAGCTGCTTAACCGTACCGGCCACCTCTTCAATCGGCACGTTAGGGTCGGTGCGGTGCTGATACAGCAGGTCGATGCATTCAATATTGAGACGCTTTAGCGATCCTTCCACCGCTTGGCGGATATGCTGCGGCTGGCTGTTGAGTACCTGGCTGTTATCCGGCTGGGGCAGATCAAAGCCGAACTTGGTGGCGATCGTTACCTGGTCACGCATCGGGGCCAGCGCCTCGCCGAGCAGCGTTTCATTGGTGAACGGGCCGTACACTTCGGCAGTATCAAAGAAGGTGACCCCCTGCTCCACCGCCGAACGGATCAGCTTTATAGCCTGCTGCTTATCGGTCGCCGGGCCATAGCCAAAACTCAGCCCCATACAGCCTAAGCCGAGTGCTGAAACCTCCAGTCCGCTATTACCGAGTTGTCGCTTTTGCATGTTGATCTCCTGATTTAAACGGGCCGGGCATGCCCGGCCCCTACGTCGAAGTAGGGTCGTAAGACGTTACCTGCGTCGCCCGTGACTAAACGATACCTGATGGTAGTCGCGCCCTCGCCAGCACACTATAGTGCTCAGGCGCATGCGCTTATCAACTCCACTCATCAATCACTCCAGATTGAGGCGGCAGCTGGCAGGAATGCACCGCATTAATGAGTTCAGTTCACCACTTCTATAAGCCAGACGCACTCAATCCGCCGTGCGCGATAGCCTATGATGAAGGGGTGTTCAACAATTAAGGATTAAAACCGATGATCGAGATTACAAAAAAAGACAGCAAACCGGCCGTTGCCGGACCGGCAGACTATTTCACCGGGGCGGTTACCGTTGCTTCCCCGTTTGCCACCACTGAACCGGCGCGTCTGAGCGGCGCAACCGTGACCTTTACCCCGGGCGCACGCACCGCCTGGCATACGCATCCGCTGGGGCAGACGCTGCTGGTGACGGCGGGCCAGGGTTGGGTGCAGGAGTGGGGTAAAGAAGCGCAGGCCATCTCTGCTGGCGACAACGTGTGGATCCGTCCCGGGATAAAACACTGGCACGGCGCCAGCGCCGACAGCGCAATGACCCATATTGCCATCGCCGAAGCCGAAGATGGCAAAGTGGTAGACTGGATGGAACATGTCAGCGACGAGCAGTATCAGGGCTAGTATTCACCCTAACGGGCCGACCGAAAAAGATGGTCGGCCCCTGGCACATGTCACTCCTCTTCTTCAACCTTCTTCACCGGGAAGCGCCTGGGCACCACCACAAAGAACACCGGCACGAAACATACAGAACCAAGACAGATCAACACGGTTACATACGTTGATCTGAATGGTATAGTGAGAAAATATGTTTTACTGGAGTGCCACCCTTGAAAATCAAAAAACTTAAGTTGAGTAATTACCGAGCATTCTCAACGTTTGAATGCACGTTCAACCACGATTTAAATGTCCTGGTCGGACTCAATGGCTTTGGTAAAACAACAATTCTCGATGCCATAGCCTGTGCCTTTGGTCAATTTGTTGCAGGGTTTGAAACTGGAAAAGATATCGGCATATCCGATAGCGACATTCGTTTGAGCAAGAATATAGTTAAGGCTGATGATGGGTTATTTTTACAAGAAGATTCAACGTTATTTAATATGGAGCGGCAGTTTCCTGTCGTAATTTCTGTTGAATCCTATCAAGATGAGTATAATTTTCCTCTTAACTGGTCCAGAACGCGAAAAGAGCTCAAAGGGCGTACCTCCCAGGTAAAAGAATTAAAGGAAGTCGCCCAAGCCTTACAGGATGATGTGAAAAAAAACACTTCTGTTACTTTGCCGCTTCTTGGTTTTTACGGCACTGGGCGGCTCTGGAAGCAAAAACGTCTAACCGAAGGGAAAAACCCGGCGAACAAAAAAGACAGTCGGCTTGATGGGTATCAAGATTGCCTTGATCCAGAATCAAGCTACTCTGCTTTCGCATCATGGTTGAGAAGAGAAACTATAGCTGATTTTGAACATCGAATGAAAATTGCCGAATATTCTGGCCTGGAAGATGCTGTTGTTAAAGGTAAAACATTACGTCAAGGCCTGTTAGCAGCTGTAAACCAAGCTATCAATGTCGTTCTTCAACCCTCAGGTTGGAGTAATGTTCGCTATAGCGCGCAAGCAAAAGAGGTTGTAGCAAGCCATAAATTTCAAGGCGATGTTCCTGTATCATCACTTAGCGATGGTGTACGTAATATGATCGGAATGATCGCCGATATAGCCTATCGAGCAGTCAAACTTAATCCACACTTCGGGAATGAAGCTGTACTAAAAACCAGTGGGATTGTGCTAATTGATGAGGTAGATATGCATCTCCATCCGCAATGGCAGCAATTCGTATTACAAAATATCAGTGAGGCATTCCCCAAACTTCAATTCTTTGTTACTACACATAGCCCTCAAGTATTGACTACCGTTGAAAGTAGTAAAATTCTTATTCTTCCTGACTTGTCGGCAGGTAAAACAGTAGCTCTCCCACCTATTATCGGTACTGGTCATGAGGACTTGCAGAAAGCAGACCGGCTAATTAAACGCAGGGAGTTGCTGGGCAAATGAGATACATCAAAAAAAGAAATGGATTTTCAACTAAAGAGCTTCGTGCTCAATGCAGTCAGGGTGCACCAATAACTGCAGATGAGGCCAGAAGACGATGGCATCGGTTTACCGATTCTAACTACAGGTTACATATACAACTAATAACTGAACAGTTTGGCTTGTGCTGTTACAGCGAAATAAATCTGACTGATTTTTCTCTACATCAAAATCTGGGTTCACATCTGGAACATGAGAAACCTAAGAGTTCTTATCCTGCCAGCACTTTTGACTACAATAATTTATTACTGAGCTCACTCGATTCTGAAGATTTAACTCGTTTCCCGCATAGCAATAAATTTGCCGGACATCATAAGAAAAATATTTTTAACCCACAGTTATTCATCTCCCCACAAGACCCAAATTGCAGGGGGTATTTTATATATTCCTCTGAAACTGGGGAGATAAGCCCAGACCTATCGCGACACGTTAATGATCAGAATAAAGCACGCTATACCATCACTCTCTTAAATCTTAATGCTCCATACTTGCTGGCTGAGCGCAGAGAATGGCTGCAGGAAATCGAAAGTCTAATCGCACACTATGTTGAGGATGGTGATGTAGATGCTATAGAAAGTATTGCGCAAGTTGAGCTTACATTAACTCATCGTTCTTGCCCATTTCTCGCAGTGCATATAGATCAGTTACGTAAGTTTCACTCAGCGGTCAGGGCGATTTTTGGCCAACTTGGTGAGAGGGTAATTAATCAGGAATGCCCTAATATTAACTAGAGCGGCGGCTATCACACCGCCGAAGATGGCAAAGTGGTGGACTGGATGGAACATGTCAGCGACGAGCAGTATCAGGGCTAGTATTCACCCTAACGGGCCGACCGTAAAAGAGGGTCGGCCCCTGGCGCATGTCACTCCTCTTCTTCAAGCTTCTTCGCCGGGAAGCGCCTGCGCACCACCACAAAGAACACCGGCACGAAGTAGATAGCCAGCAGCGTTGCCGCCACCATCCCGCCAATCACCCCTGTCCCGACCGCATTCTGTGCGCCAGAACCCGCACCGGTACTGATTGCCAGCGGCAGCACGCCGAGAATAAACGCCAGCGAGGTCATCAGGATCGGGCGCAGACGCATGCGCACCGCATCCAGCGTGGCTTCAATCAGCCCTTTCCCTTCCTGCTCGATCTGATCTTTGGCGAACTCGACAATCAGAATGGCGTTTTTCGCCGACAGCCCGATAGTGGTCAGCAGCCCGACCACAAAGTAGACATCGTTGCTCAGCCCGCGCAGCGTGGTGGCAAGCAGCGCCCCGAGTACACCGAGCGGCACCACCAGCATCACCGAGAACGGGATCGACCAGCTCTCATACAGCGCCGCCAGGCACAGGAACACCACCACCAGTGAGATGGCGTACAGCATTGGCGCCTGCTGCCCGGTCATTCGCTCCTGGTAAGACATACCGGTCCAGTCAAAGCCGATGCCGGTTGGCAACTGCGCGGCCAGCTGTTCCATCATTGCCATTGCTTCACCCGAGCTTTTTCCTGGCGCAGGCTGGCCGAGGATCTCGACCGCCGGCAGGCCGTTATAACGTTCCAGCCGTGGTGAACCATAGACCCAACTGGCGCTGGAGAAGCTGGCAAACGGCACCATTTTGCCGTTGCTGGCGCGCACGAACCATTTATCGAGGTCGCCCGGCATCATGCGATACGGCGCATCGCTCATCACGTAAACTTTCTTCACGCGGCCGCTGTCGATAAAGTCATTGACGTAGCTGCCGCCCCAGGCGGTGCTGAGCGTGGTGTTGATATCTGCCAGCGGAACGCCGAGCGCGGTCGCTTTCTCCTGATCGATAATCACTTTGTACTGCGGGCTGTCATCGATGCCGTTAGGCCGCACTGCCGTCAGCATATCCGGGTGCTGGCGCACCAGATCCAGCAGCTGATTGCGCGCAGCGGTCAGTTTTTCATGGCCGAGGTTGCCCTGATCGATCAGCTCAAAGTCAAAACCGGTGGCGTTACCCAGCGCGATAATCGGCGGCAGGTTAAAGGCCACCACCTGCGCGTCGATAATGCTGGAAAACGCTTGCGTTGCCCTGGCCACCAGCGCATCGACCTTATTCTCCGCGCCCGCACGCTCGCTCCAGTCCTTAAGGCCCACGAAGGCGATACCGACGTTTTGCCCGCGCCCGGCAAAGCCGAATCCGTTAACGGTCAGTACGTTAGCCACGTTTTTCTTTTCGTCGTTCAGGTAGTAGTCGTTAATGCGATCCAGCACCTGCTGAGTGCGCTGCTGCGTGGCGCCCGGCGGCAGGATCGCCTGAGTGGCGAACACGCCCTGGTCCTCATTTGGCAGGAACGAGGTCGGCAGGCGCAGGAACAACAGCGCCATGCCCGCCACCAGCAGAGCGTAGATCAGCAGATAGCGCCCGGAGCGGTTCAGCAGGCGCGATACCGAATCGCTGTAATGGTCGGTGCTGCGCGCAAACAGCCGGTTAAACCAAGCGAAGAAACCACGATGCGCCACGTGCCCGCCTTTCGGCAGCGGCTTCAGCAGCGTAGCGCACAGCGCCGGAGTGAGGATCAGCGCCACCAGCACTGACAGCACCATCGCCGAGACGATAGTGATAGAGAACTGGCGGTAGATAACCCCGGTCGATCCACCAAAGAACGCCATCGGCACAAATACCGCCGAGAGCACCAGGGCGATACCCACCAGCGCGCCCTGGATCTGCCCCATCGATTTGCGCGTGGCGGCTTTTGGCGACAGGCCCTCTTCCGCCATCACCCGCTCGACGTTCTCCACGACCACGATGGCATCATCCACCAGCAGGCCAATCGCCAGCACCATGCCGAACATCGTCAGGGTGTTTATCGAGTAGCCAAAGGCGCTGAGGATGCCGAAGGTGCCCAGCAATACCACCGGCACGGCAATGGTCGGGATCAGCGTGGCACGCAGGCTCTGCAGGAACAGGTACATCACCAGGAAGACCAGCACGATCGCTTCGAACAGCGTTTTCACCACTTCGCTGATGGAGATAGTGATAAACGGCGTGGTGTCATACGGATAGACCACGCGCATCCCAGCCGGGAAATAGGGCTTCATCTCCGCCAGTTTGGCGCGGATAATATTGGCAGTATCCAGCGCGTTGGCCCCGCTGGCCAGCTGGATACCCAGCGCTGACGCCGGTTTACCGTTGATCTTCACCACAAACTGATAGTTTTCTCCGCCGCGCTCAATGCGCGCCACGTCGTGCAGCCTGACCTGCGAACCGTCGCCGTTCACTTTCAGCAAAATGTTGCCGAACTCTTCCGGCGAGGTCAGGCGCGTCTGCGCAATAATCGAGGCGTTTAACTGCTGCCCCGGCATCGGCGGCGCACCGCCCAGCTGTCCGGCGGCCACCTGCGCATTCTGGGTTTCAATCATGCCGATCACGTCGACCGGCGTCAGCTGCACGTTGTTCAGCTTGTTCGGGTCGAGCCAGATGCGCATCGCGTACTGCGACCCAAACAGCGTGGTGTCACCGACCCCGTCAAGGCGGCTGAGCGGATCTTTGATGTTTGAGCCAACGTAATCGGAGATATCTTCCTGCGACATCCTGCCGTTATCGTCAACGAAGCCTGCCACCAGGAAGAAGGTGCTGGAGGATTTACGCACCGTGATCCCCTGCTGCTGGACCTCCTGCGGCAGCAGCGGCGTGGCGAGCTGCAGCTTGTTCTGCACCTGAACCTGGGCGATGTCGGCATCGGTGCCGCTTTTAAACGACAGCGTCAGTTGCAGGGTGCCGGAGGAGTCGCTGGTTGAGGACATATACATCAGGCCGTCCAGCCCGTTCATATTCTGCTCAATCACCTGAGTGACACTGTTCTGCAAGGTTGTGGCATCGGCACCCGGATAGCTGACGCGGATCTGGATGGCGGTCGGGGCTACGTCAGGATACTGCGCGACCGGCAGGTTGACGACGGCAATCGCGCCCGCCAGCATCACCACAATGGCAATCACCCAGGCGAATATCGGCCGGTCAATAAAAAATCTGGACATCAGTGAGCTTTCCTGGAATTAAGAAGTAACGGGAGAAGGGCCAGCGGGCGCGTTGCTGTCGCCGGTAATTTCGCTTGGTTTGACCGTCATGCCGGGCTGTGCGCGCTGCAGACCGGAGACGATCACTTTTTCACCCGCCTGCAAACCAGAGCGGATCAGCCAGCGGTCACCGACGGCCTGGTCGGTTATCACATTGCGTAACGAGACCTTGTTATCGGCACCGACCACCAACGTGGTGGCATCCCCGCGCGGGTTACGGCTGATGGCCTGCTGCGGCACCAGCAGCGCGGTGGTATTGACGCCCTCCTCCAGCCGCGCCCTGACAAACATCCCCGGCAACAGCTGATGCTGTGGATTGGGGATAATGGCGCGCAGCGTGATGGAGCCGGTGGTCTGGTCGACGGTGACGTCCGAGAATGCCAGCGTACCGGGCTGGGCATAGGTTGCTCCGTTAGCCAGCAGCAGCGTTACGCGGGCCTTGCCGTTCACCTGCTGCAGCCTGCCGGACGCCAGCTGCTCTTTCAGCCGCATAAAGTCGTCACCCGACTGGGTAACGTCGACGTAGATCGGGTCGAGCTGCTGAATAGTTGCCAGCGCATCGCTCTGCCCGTCGGAAACCAGCGCGCCTTCGGTGACCGAGGAAGCGCCAATGCGCCCATCTATCGGTGCCTTCACCGTGCTGTACGCCAGATTTATCTGCGCACTTTGCACCGTGGCCTGCGCTGCCTGGAGCGCCGCCCGCGTTTGCTGAGCGCTGGCCCGCGCCTGGTCATAATCCTGCTGGCTGATGTAGCGCGTTCCAAGCAGCGGCTGATAGCGGCGCAGCGTAGTGGCGGCAATGCTGGCCTGCGCAGCGGCCTGCGCCTGGGCCCCTTTGGCACTGCCCAATGCGGCAAGATAAGGAGCCGGATCGATGCGGTACAGCGCCTCGCCCGCTTTGACCTCTACCCCCTCGGTAAACAGGCGGCGCTGGATGATCCCTGATACCTGCGGGCGCACCTGCGCGATGCGAAATGCCAGCGTGCGCCCAGGCAGGTCACGCGTGACGTTGAGTGCCTCCGTTTTCAGCGTGATAACCTTGACTTCAGGCGTGCTGGCGGCCGCCGTGGCAGGCGGTGAGTTGTCGCAGCCGCTTAACAGCAGCGCGCACAGCGCCGCCGTTGGGGTCAGTGCCCAACGTTGTTTCATTATTTTTCTCTCCAGAGA
This window harbors:
- a CDS encoding GlxA family transcriptional regulator; the protein is MAINIGIVVFDDIIPFHLSVPCAVFEKALQPDGSPVFQLTVCATTPGVLRTNAGFSIVAERGLDALDSADIVVVPSWSKPDELPPEVLLAALRKAHQRGATVVGLCLGAFVLAAAGLLNGRRATTHWRWMDDFLSRYPQVDIDRDVLYIDEEDIVTSAGTAASIDCCLHLVRKHCGADSANSVARLLVVPPHRQGGQAQYVEQPVYNTKGGDNFLSSLSWATENLQQPLTLDMLADHACMSRRSFTRRFQQTSGTSFNVWLLNQRLAVAQRFLEKTDQPIELVAQHSGFPSAIALRRHFKAQFNTSPARYRSEFRGRV
- a CDS encoding aldo/keto reductase yields the protein MQKRQLGNSGLEVSALGLGCMGLSFGYGPATDKQQAIKLIRSAVEQGVTFFDTAEVYGPFTNETLLGEALAPMRDQVTIATKFGFDLPQPDNSQVLNSQPQHIRQAVEGSLKRLNIECIDLLYQHRTDPNVPIEEVAGTVKQLIAEGKVKHFGLSEAGAQTIRRAHAVQPVTALQSEYSMWWRQPEKEILPLLAELGIGFVPFSPLGKGFLTGAINDSTTFASDDFRNKVPRFAAEARKANQKLVDRLGQIATEKGVTPAQIALAWLLAQQPWIVPIPGTTKLQRLEENLNAAKVTLDPADLAAINSALVEIEVTGDRYPADLMKRVGN
- a CDS encoding (R)-mandelonitrile lyase, whose protein sequence is MEITKKDSKPAVAGPADYFTGAVTVASPFATTEPARLSGATVTFTPGARTAWHTHPLGQTLLVTAGQGWVQEWGKEAQAISAGDNVWIRPGIKHWHGASADSAMTHIAIAEAEDGKVVDWMEHVSDEQYQG
- a CDS encoding AAA family ATPase produces the protein MKIKKLKLSNYRAFSTFECTFNHDLNVLVGLNGFGKTTILDAIACAFGQFVAGFETGKDIGISDSDIRLSKNIVKADDGLFLQEDSTLFNMERQFPVVISVESYQDEYNFPLNWSRTRKELKGRTSQVKELKEVAQALQDDVKKNTSVTLPLLGFYGTGRLWKQKRLTEGKNPANKKDSRLDGYQDCLDPESSYSAFASWLRRETIADFEHRMKIAEYSGLEDAVVKGKTLRQGLLAAVNQAINVVLQPSGWSNVRYSAQAKEVVASHKFQGDVPVSSLSDGVRNMIGMIADIAYRAVKLNPHFGNEAVLKTSGIVLIDEVDMHLHPQWQQFVLQNISEAFPKLQFFVTTHSPQVLTTVESSKILILPDLSAGKTVALPPIIGTGHEDLQKADRLIKRRELLGK
- a CDS encoding retron system putative HNH endonuclease yields the protein MRYIKKRNGFSTKELRAQCSQGAPITADEARRRWHRFTDSNYRLHIQLITEQFGLCCYSEINLTDFSLHQNLGSHLEHEKPKSSYPASTFDYNNLLLSSLDSEDLTRFPHSNKFAGHHKKNIFNPQLFISPQDPNCRGYFIYSSETGEISPDLSRHVNDQNKARYTITLLNLNAPYLLAERREWLQEIESLIAHYVEDGDVDAIESIAQVELTLTHRSCPFLAVHIDQLRKFHSAVRAIFGQLGERVINQECPNIN
- a CDS encoding efflux RND transporter permease subunit; this translates as MSRFFIDRPIFAWVIAIVVMLAGAIAVVNLPVAQYPDVAPTAIQIRVSYPGADATTLQNSVTQVIEQNMNGLDGLMYMSSTSDSSGTLQLTLSFKSGTDADIAQVQVQNKLQLATPLLPQEVQQQGITVRKSSSTFFLVAGFVDDNGRMSQEDISDYVGSNIKDPLSRLDGVGDTTLFGSQYAMRIWLDPNKLNNVQLTPVDVIGMIETQNAQVAAGQLGGAPPMPGQQLNASIIAQTRLTSPEEFGNILLKVNGDGSQVRLHDVARIERGGENYQFVVKINGKPASALGIQLASGANALDTANIIRAKLAEMKPYFPAGMRVVYPYDTTPFITISISEVVKTLFEAIVLVFLVMYLFLQSLRATLIPTIAVPVVLLGTFGILSAFGYSINTLTMFGMVLAIGLLVDDAIVVVENVERVMAEEGLSPKAATRKSMGQIQGALVGIALVLSAVFVPMAFFGGSTGVIYRQFSITIVSAMVLSVLVALILTPALCATLLKPLPKGGHVAHRGFFAWFNRLFARSTDHYSDSVSRLLNRSGRYLLIYALLVAGMALLFLRLPTSFLPNEDQGVFATQAILPPGATQQRTQQVLDRINDYYLNDEKKNVANVLTVNGFGFAGRGQNVGIAFVGLKDWSERAGAENKVDALVARATQAFSSIIDAQVVAFNLPPIIALGNATGFDFELIDQGNLGHEKLTAARNQLLDLVRQHPDMLTAVRPNGIDDSPQYKVIIDQEKATALGVPLADINTTLSTAWGGSYVNDFIDSGRVKKVYVMSDAPYRMMPGDLDKWFVRASNGKMVPFASFSSASWVYGSPRLERYNGLPAVEILGQPAPGKSSGEAMAMMEQLAAQLPTGIGFDWTGMSYQERMTGQQAPMLYAISLVVVFLCLAALYESWSIPFSVMLVVPLGVLGALLATTLRGLSNDVYFVVGLLTTIGLSAKNAILIVEFAKDQIEQEGKGLIEATLDAVRMRLRPILMTSLAFILGVLPLAISTGAGSGAQNAVGTGVIGGMVAATLLAIYFVPVFFVVVRRRFPAKKLEEEE
- a CDS encoding efflux RND transporter periplasmic adaptor subunit, with translation MKQRWALTPTAALCALLLSGCDNSPPATAAASTPEVKVITLKTEALNVTRDLPGRTLAFRIAQVRPQVSGIIQRRLFTEGVEVKAGEALYRIDPAPYLAALGSAKGAQAQAAAQASIAATTLRRYQPLLGTRYISQQDYDQARASAQQTRAALQAAQATVQSAQINLAYSTVKAPIDGRIGASSVTEGALVSDGQSDALATIQQLDPIYVDVTQSGDDFMRLKEQLASGRLQQVNGKARVTLLLANGATYAQPGTLAFSDVTVDQTTGSITLRAIIPNPQHQLLPGMFVRARLEEGVNTTALLVPQQAISRNPRGDATTLVVGADNKVSLRNVITDQAVGDRWLIRSGLQAGEKVIVSGLQRAQPGMTVKPSEITGDSNAPAGPSPVTS